A DNA window from Acinetobacter sp. NCu2D-2 contains the following coding sequences:
- the tnpC gene encoding IS66 family transposase: protein MNTLPDLSQLTHEQLLEFTRQLAMQHQSLAQSNQELEKSNQQLDAKVQHLSILTQKYEHELALFKQHKFGSKNEHLTAKQIHLWDEAVEEDIAAVDLELERLNADKTDASTEKATVNKHKRRLLPDHLHTIRIEHEPTSTQCACGCQLRRIGEDISEKLHFRPAQFYKEQHVRGKWVCDQCDTLTQQAMPAYVIDKGIASPELLSHVLVSKYADHLPLYRQRQIFLRAGIDLSRSTLSDWIGRCGVELEPLANALKEVVLQQRVLHADETPVTIMRMGENDKKPKKGYVWAYATTQYNPVQAVIYDFQDSRSGQHAEEFLNGWQGHLVCDDYSGYKARFKSGDVIEVGCMAHARRKFHELHVTGKSQVAEQALVLIQKLYEIEAELRKKTDGTAEQRREYRQQHSQPVMQQLYEWLNQHQLTVPSSSPTAKAINYTLKRWPALSRYLDDGNLPIDMSSIAAQGVENQMRPWALGRKNWLFAGSLRSGQRAANIMTLIQSAKLNGLDPYAYLSDVLKRLPTHKVTQIEELLPHRWKPEPN from the coding sequence ATGAATACGCTGCCAGACTTAAGCCAACTGACCCATGAACAACTGCTGGAATTTACCAGACAGTTGGCAATGCAGCATCAGTCTCTGGCACAATCAAATCAAGAATTAGAAAAATCAAACCAGCAATTGGATGCCAAAGTTCAACATCTTTCCATTCTCACGCAAAAATACGAGCATGAGCTCGCACTATTTAAACAGCACAAATTTGGCAGTAAAAACGAACATCTCACCGCAAAACAAATCCATCTCTGGGATGAAGCGGTTGAAGAGGATATCGCAGCAGTTGATTTGGAACTGGAGCGGCTGAATGCAGATAAAACCGATGCATCGACAGAGAAAGCCACAGTCAACAAACATAAACGTCGACTGCTGCCGGATCATCTACACACCATTCGTATTGAGCATGAACCAACATCAACCCAATGTGCTTGTGGCTGCCAACTCCGTCGTATCGGCGAAGATATCAGTGAAAAACTGCATTTCAGACCGGCACAGTTCTATAAGGAACAGCATGTGCGTGGCAAATGGGTCTGTGATCAGTGTGACACCCTGACTCAGCAAGCGATGCCCGCCTATGTGATTGATAAAGGTATTGCCAGTCCTGAACTACTGAGCCATGTGCTGGTCTCAAAATACGCTGATCATTTGCCGCTGTACCGTCAACGTCAAATCTTTCTACGCGCAGGAATTGATCTGTCCAGATCTACTTTATCTGACTGGATTGGTCGCTGCGGTGTAGAACTGGAACCTCTGGCCAATGCTTTAAAAGAGGTGGTGCTGCAACAGCGGGTGCTGCATGCCGATGAAACACCAGTCACCATCATGCGGATGGGTGAGAATGATAAAAAACCGAAGAAAGGTTATGTCTGGGCCTATGCCACTACACAGTACAATCCAGTTCAAGCGGTGATCTATGACTTTCAGGATAGCCGTTCAGGTCAGCATGCAGAAGAGTTCCTGAATGGCTGGCAGGGCCATCTGGTCTGTGATGATTACAGTGGTTATAAAGCACGCTTTAAATCAGGCGATGTCATTGAGGTGGGCTGCATGGCGCATGCACGTCGTAAATTCCATGAGCTACATGTGACCGGGAAAAGTCAGGTCGCTGAACAGGCATTAGTGCTGATTCAGAAACTGTATGAGATAGAAGCAGAACTCAGGAAAAAGACCGATGGTACAGCAGAACAGCGCCGCGAATACCGACAACAGCATAGTCAACCGGTGATGCAACAACTGTATGAATGGCTCAACCAACATCAACTGACTGTGCCATCGAGTTCTCCAACCGCCAAGGCGATCAATTACACTCTGAAGCGTTGGCCAGCTTTAAGCCGCTATCTGGATGATGGCAATCTACCTATAGATATGAGCAGCATTGCTGCGCAAGGGGTGGAAAACCAGATGCGCCCCTGGGCGTTGGGACGTAAGAACTGGTTATTTGCAGGTTCGCTGCGCAGCGGTCAGCGAGCAG